The region CCACCGACATCGCCGTCATCTCGCTCGCCGGCATCGTCTACAGCAAGGCGGTGCGCGTCGCCGGCAACGAGATGGACGAGGCGATCATCCAGTACATCAAGAAGACCTACAACCTGCTCATCGGCGAACGCACCGCCGAAGCGATCAAGATGGAGATCGGCTCCGCGTTCCCGCTCGAGGAGCGGATGACGATGGAGATCAAGGGGCGGCATCTCATCGAGGGGGTGCCGAAGACGATCACCATCACCGACGAAGAGATCCGCGAGGCGCTCGCCGAGACGGTGAACGTGATCGTCGACGCGGTGCGCGTCGCCCTGGAACGCACGCCGCCCGAGCTCTCGGCCGACATCGTCGACCGCGGCATCGTGCTGACCGGGGGGGGATCGATGCTGAAGAACCTGGACAAGCGGCTGCGCGAAGAGACCGG is a window of Vicinamibacterales bacterium DNA encoding:
- a CDS encoding rod shape-determining protein yields the protein FIKKAHNRNVWVRPRIVIGVPSEITQVEKRAVKDSAYRAKASEVYLVEEAMAAAIGAGMPITEPSGNMIVDIGGGTTDIAVISLAGIVYSKAVRVAGNEMDEAIIQYIKKTYNLLIGERTAEAIKMEIGSAFPLEERMTMEIKGRHLIEGVPKTITITDEEIREALAETVNVIVDAVRVALERTPPELSADIVDRGIVLTGGGSMLKNLDKRLREETGLPLAMAEDPLSSVVLGAGRMLSDFNLLRKISID